The following coding sequences are from one Ruminococcus flavefaciens AE3010 window:
- a CDS encoding polysaccharide biosynthesis C-terminal domain-containing protein, whose product MKGSIILMVSAAAAKLLGAVFKIPLTNILGGVGMSYFSCAYSLFMPVYALTVTGLSSAVAKMTAESAALGMYRNAAKVRRTALGLFSAVGLAGSLLILLLAKPFSIYFIGLPEASAAVAMIAPAVFFGCITAVERGYYEGMSNMYPTALSQLAEGMVKAAAGLWLCGFVTEHPRTVMRLFPFVTDIRAAAAAAGILGVTLSTVGAALFFAVMRLFARAPKGGESHVMSRSTIAWELAATALPVGVSSVVTNLTALIDMWTVIGCISRFGCSAAMPEGVPKEELPRFVYGSFAGIALTVFNLVPSVTNMLGKGALTCIAAARGSGDRSALERGTVQALLSAAVIAVPAAAGLGVLAPEALSFLYPRQSDEAAVCISSLRYLTAGMVCLCVSFPLFSMLQAVGKPAAPLKIMLVGTAIKLAGNLLLIPVMGVDGAALSTTVCYGVILAAALRVYIKASGVSPSAAPFGKVLYAGAMCGGAALLTAEALRRREAPNIAVLGISGAVGGAVYIGLIFALIGRTKNQQ is encoded by the coding sequence ATAAAGGGTTCTATCATACTTATGGTCTCGGCAGCAGCTGCAAAGCTCCTCGGTGCGGTGTTCAAGATACCCCTTACCAATATCCTCGGCGGCGTGGGCATGAGCTATTTCAGCTGCGCCTACAGCCTTTTCATGCCTGTGTATGCCCTGACAGTTACGGGACTCAGCTCCGCAGTGGCTAAGATGACTGCCGAGAGCGCGGCACTGGGTATGTACAGAAATGCCGCAAAGGTAAGGCGGACTGCCCTTGGACTGTTTTCGGCGGTGGGGCTGGCAGGAAGTCTGCTCATACTGCTCCTTGCAAAGCCTTTCAGTATATATTTCATCGGGCTTCCCGAGGCATCGGCAGCAGTAGCCATGATAGCTCCTGCTGTATTTTTCGGCTGTATCACCGCCGTGGAGCGGGGCTACTACGAGGGCATGAGCAATATGTATCCCACGGCACTTTCGCAGCTGGCAGAGGGTATGGTCAAGGCTGCGGCGGGACTATGGCTGTGCGGCTTCGTCACGGAGCACCCTCGGACAGTAATGAGGCTATTTCCCTTTGTGACGGATATACGGGCGGCAGCTGCCGCCGCAGGCATACTGGGCGTCACCCTTTCAACAGTGGGAGCAGCGCTGTTTTTTGCGGTGATGAGACTATTTGCGAGAGCTCCCAAGGGCGGCGAGTCCCATGTGATGAGCAGGAGCACCATTGCGTGGGAGCTTGCAGCCACGGCTCTCCCTGTAGGAGTGAGCTCCGTGGTGACCAACCTGACTGCACTGATAGATATGTGGACGGTCATAGGCTGCATCTCTCGTTTTGGCTGCTCTGCGGCAATGCCCGAGGGAGTCCCGAAAGAGGAGCTGCCCCGGTTTGTGTACGGCTCCTTTGCAGGGATAGCCCTGACGGTGTTCAATCTTGTGCCATCGGTGACAAATATGCTGGGCAAGGGAGCTCTTACCTGCATTGCGGCGGCTCGGGGCAGCGGCGACCGCTCCGCACTGGAGAGGGGGACGGTACAGGCGCTTCTCTCGGCAGCTGTCATAGCAGTCCCGGCTGCGGCAGGCTTGGGAGTTCTTGCTCCCGAGGCGCTGAGCTTCCTTTATCCGCGGCAGTCCGATGAAGCGGCAGTGTGTATAAGCTCTCTGCGGTATCTTACGGCAGGAATGGTGTGCCTGTGCGTGTCGTTTCCGCTGTTCAGTATGCTGCAAGCGGTGGGTAAGCCTGCCGCTCCGCTGAAAATAATGCTTGTGGGCACGGCCATAAAGCTTGCGGGAAATCTGCTGCTCATACCTGTTATGGGAGTTGACGGGGCGGCGCTGTCAACGACTGTATGCTACGGGGTGATACTTGCAGCGGCTCTGCGGGTGTACATAAAGGCTTCGGGAGTTTCACCAAGTGCCGCACCCTTTGGCAAGGTGCTGTACGCAGGAGCCATGTGCGGGGGAGCGGCTCTTCTTACGGCAGAAGCCCTGCGGCGCAGAGAAGCTCCCAACATT
- the mazG gene encoding nucleoside triphosphate pyrophosphohydrolase yields the protein MVEYQQKDHYSINDLLDIVRLLRSEGGCPWDREQTHQSIRSDLIEETCEVIEAIDLEDSELLREELGDVLLQVVFHCRIEEEKSSFRFDDVCDEVCKKLIIRHPHVFGDVTANTTEQVLKNWDAIKMETKGQERYTDTLTSVAKSLPALMRAQKVGKRAMRAGMDFRCAEDAVACINDETSELETAIISGNKADIEEELGDLLFSCVNAARHLGIDAELALKSATEKFIKRFSVTEDLVSEEKLDMKNLPIEELDIYWDKAKSIISKMEEQKND from the coding sequence ATGGTTGAATACCAGCAGAAAGACCATTATTCAATAAACGATCTGCTCGACATCGTCAGACTTCTCAGAAGCGAGGGCGGCTGCCCCTGGGACAGAGAACAGACTCATCAGTCCATCAGAAGCGATCTCATCGAAGAGACCTGCGAAGTCATCGAGGCTATTGACCTTGAGGACTCTGAGCTTCTCCGCGAAGAGCTGGGCGATGTTCTTCTGCAAGTCGTTTTTCATTGCAGGATCGAGGAGGAGAAGAGCTCTTTCAGATTCGATGATGTGTGCGACGAGGTCTGCAAAAAGCTCATTATCCGTCACCCCCATGTTTTCGGTGACGTCACAGCCAATACCACCGAACAGGTGCTGAAAAACTGGGACGCCATAAAAATGGAGACCAAGGGACAGGAGCGTTATACGGACACCCTCACAAGCGTTGCCAAGTCACTTCCCGCTCTTATGAGAGCACAGAAGGTCGGCAAGAGAGCAATGCGTGCAGGCATGGATTTCCGCTGTGCCGAGGACGCCGTAGCCTGTATAAACGACGAGACATCTGAGCTGGAGACTGCTATCATCAGCGGCAATAAAGCTGACATCGAAGAAGAACTGGGCGATCTGCTGTTTTCATGCGTCAACGCTGCAAGACACTTGGGCATTGATGCGGAACTGGCACTCAAATCCGCTACGGAGAAATTTATCAAGCGCTTTTCCGTTACAGAGGATCTTGTTTCCGAGGAGAAGCTTGATATGAAAAATCTTCCTATTGAAGAGCTCGACATTTATTGGGACAAGGCAAAATCAATTATTAGTAAAATGGAGGAACAGAAAAATGACTAA
- a CDS encoding PLP-dependent aminotransferase family protein encodes MDYKFSEKVSKLHASAIREILKFTADPNVISFAAGNPAPEAFPKERIAEISAELLRDDPILALQYSVTEGYTPLRDYLKGWMTEKGCFHKEFDDLIITSGGQQANELSCKVLLNEGETLLCESPCFIGSLNAFRSYNVNLKGVDMDDDGINLEKLENAVKTEKNVKLLYVIPNFQNPTGKTMSLAKRKAVYELACKYDFIILEDDPYGELRFEGENLPCIKSFDTEGRVIYSSTFSKIISSGFRTGYCSAPSPIIQKMVVCKQVSDVHSNMWAQVVSHRFMSTVDREAHFKKLRAIYKEKCDLMCGYIDNDFSKKINYIKPQGGLFVWCTLPDSCNMNDFCRKAVQEYKIAVVPGNSFSIEEGEVSHSFRLNYSTPTNEQINKGMEILARMTREMLD; translated from the coding sequence ATGGATTATAAATTCTCAGAAAAGGTTAGCAAGCTCCACGCTTCCGCTATCAGAGAAATACTGAAATTCACTGCTGATCCCAATGTTATTTCCTTCGCAGCAGGCAATCCTGCTCCCGAAGCCTTCCCCAAGGAGCGTATCGCTGAAATATCGGCAGAGCTTCTCAGAGATGACCCTATCCTTGCTTTGCAGTACAGCGTTACCGAGGGCTACACTCCCCTCCGCGACTACCTCAAAGGCTGGATGACGGAAAAGGGCTGTTTCCACAAGGAATTCGATGACCTTATCATCACCTCGGGCGGACAGCAGGCTAACGAGCTCTCATGTAAGGTGCTCCTCAATGAGGGAGAAACTCTCCTCTGCGAGTCCCCATGCTTCATCGGTTCGCTCAACGCTTTCCGCTCATACAACGTCAACCTCAAGGGTGTCGATATGGACGACGACGGCATAAACCTTGAAAAGCTGGAGAACGCTGTCAAGACCGAAAAGAACGTAAAGCTCCTTTACGTTATCCCCAACTTCCAGAACCCAACAGGCAAGACCATGTCCCTTGCAAAGCGCAAGGCTGTATACGAGCTTGCCTGCAAATACGACTTCATTATTCTTGAGGACGACCCATACGGCGAGCTCCGCTTTGAGGGCGAGAACCTCCCCTGCATCAAGAGCTTCGACACCGAGGGCAGAGTTATCTACTCCAGCACATTCTCCAAGATAATCTCATCAGGCTTCAGAACAGGCTACTGCTCGGCTCCCTCACCAATTATCCAGAAAATGGTAGTGTGCAAGCAGGTATCCGACGTTCACTCCAATATGTGGGCACAGGTAGTTTCCCACAGATTTATGTCAACTGTTGACAGAGAAGCCCATTTCAAGAAGCTCCGCGCTATATACAAGGAAAAATGCGACCTTATGTGCGGATACATCGACAACGATTTCTCAAAGAAGATAAACTACATCAAGCCACAGGGCGGACTTTTCGTGTGGTGTACTCTCCCCGACAGCTGCAACATGAACGATTTCTGCCGAAAGGCTGTACAGGAGTACAAGATAGCTGTAGTTCCCGGCAACTCGTTCAGCATTGAAGAAGGCGAGGTAAGCCACTCATTCAGACTCAATTACTCAACACCTACAAACGAGCAGATAAACAAGGGCATGGAGATACTTGCCCGCATGACAAGAGAAATGCTCGATTGA
- the trpS gene encoding tryptophan--tRNA ligase gives MDDKKLIFSGIQPTGTFTLGNYIGAVRNWGVLQEQYNCIYCVVDMHAITVRQDPAKLRQNTLNSYALLMACGVDPERSILFIQSHAPTHAELNWILGCNTQFGELSRMTQFKDKSQKHPDDINAGLFTYPTLMAADILAYNADLVPVGVDQKQHLELARNIAQRFNQRYGDFFTLPEPYIPEVGAKIMSLQEPTKKMSKSDENPNACILILDDKDTIIRKFKRAVTDSEAEVCCREGKDGINNLMTIYSCVTGKDFKSIESEFAGKGYGDFKLAVGEAVADHLEPVRTEFARLSADKAFLKQCYTEGAQKALRYSGRIVSKVYHKVGFVDK, from the coding sequence ATGGACGATAAAAAGCTGATATTCAGCGGTATACAGCCTACAGGAACCTTTACTCTCGGGAACTATATCGGTGCTGTCAGAAACTGGGGAGTTCTCCAGGAGCAGTACAACTGTATCTACTGCGTTGTTGATATGCACGCTATAACCGTCAGACAGGACCCTGCAAAGCTGCGTCAGAATACACTTAATTCATATGCACTTCTCATGGCCTGCGGAGTTGATCCCGAAAGATCAATACTCTTTATACAGAGCCATGCTCCCACACACGCAGAGCTCAACTGGATACTGGGCTGTAATACTCAGTTCGGTGAGCTTTCACGTATGACTCAGTTCAAGGACAAGAGCCAGAAGCACCCCGACGATATAAACGCAGGTCTCTTTACATATCCCACCCTTATGGCTGCGGATATCCTTGCGTACAACGCAGACCTTGTACCTGTGGGTGTTGACCAGAAACAGCATCTGGAGCTGGCAAGAAACATCGCTCAGCGCTTCAACCAGCGCTACGGCGACTTCTTTACCCTGCCCGAGCCATATATCCCCGAGGTAGGCGCAAAGATAATGTCCTTGCAGGAGCCTACAAAGAAGATGTCCAAGTCCGACGAGAATCCCAACGCATGCATACTTATCCTCGACGACAAGGATACAATCATACGCAAGTTCAAGAGAGCTGTCACCGACAGCGAGGCTGAGGTATGCTGCCGCGAGGGCAAGGACGGAATCAATAACCTTATGACCATATACTCCTGCGTAACAGGCAAGGACTTCAAGTCTATCGAGTCTGAGTTCGCAGGCAAGGGCTACGGCGACTTCAAGCTTGCTGTAGGCGAGGCTGTTGCCGATCACCTTGAACCTGTCCGCACAGAGTTCGCAAGACTCAGCGCCGACAAGGCTTTCCTCAAGCAGTGCTACACCGAGGGCGCACAGAAGGCTCTCAGGTACTCAGGCAGGATAGTTTCCAAGGTCTACCACAAGGTCGGATTCGTGGACAAATAA